In one Polyangium spumosum genomic region, the following are encoded:
- a CDS encoding GNAT family N-acetyltransferase — protein MHHQQRDEIVESADQIIRMWTTFASRFPGGTVEALPGITVGFSGTPLPFVNVVHLSSPVRDRDDLAERCRVAVARGKASGRPWLFSACDAWLGDPAVVSEVFSGMGLNRLLSMTGMVTDALLPPQRPLPTDLVIRRVNDEETRHALSDLNMRSYELPIELGREASAREVFWDASFYGHVGYVGGEAVSCTLTAPIDGCLYVSWVATHPDHRRRGYAEAVMRHSLEEAAAATGLRRTVLHASEMGRPVYEAMGYRPVAAFTWFALG, from the coding sequence ATGCACCACCAGCAACGCGACGAAATCGTCGAGTCGGCCGACCAGATCATCCGCATGTGGACCACCTTCGCCAGCCGGTTCCCGGGTGGGACCGTCGAGGCATTGCCTGGGATCACCGTGGGCTTCTCGGGCACGCCGCTGCCATTCGTCAACGTGGTCCATCTCTCCTCCCCCGTGCGTGATCGTGACGATCTCGCGGAGCGGTGCCGCGTGGCCGTCGCGCGGGGAAAGGCGAGCGGGAGGCCGTGGCTGTTTTCGGCCTGTGACGCGTGGCTCGGCGATCCCGCGGTCGTGTCCGAGGTGTTCTCGGGGATGGGCCTGAACAGGCTGCTCTCCATGACGGGAATGGTGACCGACGCGCTCCTTCCGCCGCAGAGGCCCCTGCCCACGGATCTCGTGATCCGGCGCGTGAACGACGAAGAGACGCGTCATGCGCTCTCCGACTTGAACATGCGCTCGTACGAACTGCCGATCGAGCTCGGCCGCGAGGCCTCCGCGCGCGAGGTCTTCTGGGATGCGTCTTTCTACGGGCACGTCGGTTACGTGGGCGGCGAGGCCGTGAGCTGCACCTTGACCGCGCCCATCGATGGTTGTTTGTACGTGTCGTGGGTGGCGACGCACCCCGATCATCGCCGGAGAGGGTATGCCGAGGCGGTCATGCGCCACTCGCTGGAGGAGGCGGCGGCCGCGACGGGCCTGCGTCGCACGGTGCTGCACGCGTCGGAGATGGGCCGCCCGGTGTACGAGGCGATGGGGTATCGTCCCGTCGCCGCGTTTACCTGGTTCGCGCTCGGATGA
- a CDS encoding DUF4215 domain-containing protein, which yields MQKHVPSRFGCSLILATLLTCAAGCADPPKDSGTGGAGGAGGAGASTGGGGGAGGIGGMGGMGGAGGTGGMGGLGGAGGVGGMGGAGGGEPASVCGDGMVEGPEACDDANTAAGDYCAADCLSVTGACGDGMLQSNETCDDGAVMEGCDVLVNGGDGACVPAGTCSPGHVNVPGKGCQPELVTAHVHVMVDNTCKMTVDPMEFSVAAGQKLKLSYHNHSQFYPIDVWMMYGGGYTELQPGATWNETYEHCFGPSASEGYADISTACSEFRLEIHCL from the coding sequence ATGCAAAAGCACGTCCCGTCCCGCTTTGGTTGCTCCTTGATCCTCGCCACGTTGCTCACCTGCGCGGCCGGATGCGCCGATCCGCCGAAGGACTCGGGGACCGGCGGCGCGGGCGGCGCGGGCGGCGCGGGCGCCAGCACGGGCGGGGGCGGCGGCGCCGGAGGCATCGGCGGAATGGGTGGAATGGGCGGCGCCGGAGGCACCGGCGGAATGGGCGGACTCGGCGGCGCGGGAGGCGTCGGCGGAATGGGCGGCGCGGGCGGCGGCGAGCCGGCGAGCGTCTGCGGAGACGGTATGGTCGAGGGGCCCGAGGCCTGCGACGACGCCAATACGGCAGCCGGCGATTATTGCGCGGCTGATTGCCTCTCCGTGACCGGCGCGTGTGGCGACGGCATGTTGCAATCGAACGAGACCTGCGACGACGGCGCGGTGATGGAGGGCTGCGACGTGCTCGTGAATGGCGGCGACGGCGCGTGTGTCCCCGCCGGGACGTGCTCCCCCGGCCACGTGAACGTGCCCGGGAAGGGCTGCCAGCCCGAGCTCGTCACCGCGCACGTGCACGTCATGGTCGACAACACCTGCAAGATGACCGTCGATCCCATGGAATTCAGCGTCGCCGCGGGGCAGAAGCTCAAGCTCAGCTACCACAACCACAGCCAGTTTTACCCGATCGACGTGTGGATGATGTACGGGGGCGGGTATACCGAGCTCCAGCCGGGCGCGACGTGGAACGAGACGTACGAGCATTGCTTTGGGCCGAGCGCGTCCGAGGGGTATGCGGACATCTCGACGGCTTGCTCGGAGTTCAGGCTGGAGATTCATTGCCTCTGA
- a CDS encoding ATP-binding sensor histidine kinase, translating into MYTLTETLSEHDGVGVYRGRRDADQSRVVIKMLDPRRCRPRDLERLKNEYEIGRTLDIPAVVKPLAFESLEGSPALVTEDAGSVPLRDLLGAPMSLERFLPLAVAIAQAVAEIHARNVIHKDLKPANILVHPTSGAVQIADFGIASRLPREPQAAQPLRLIEGSLPYLSPEQTGRMNRAIDSRSDLYSLGVTFYEMLTGRLPFQATDPLEWVHCHIARAPAWPAELVAPVPEALARIVMKLLAKGAEERYQSAAGLGHDLARCLASWRAKGQIEPFPLGDRDVPDRFQIPEKFYGRDEELAVLLGAFERVAASGTLELVLVSGYSGVGKSSLVHELYKPVFRERGLLVSGKFDQYKRDIPYATVAQAFRDLVSELLAQSDERIEAFRQRLRAALGVNGQLIVDVIPQIELVIGRQPPVPELPLAEAQNRFHMVFRQLASVFAREEHPVVVFLDDLQWVDSASLELLEHLVTHPDTRYLLLIGAYRDNEVDPSHPLILMLDEVRSSGVAVRNVVLAPLSPAHVAELVADTIHLRPEEVAPLAELVHEKTAGNPFFAIQFLTTLHQEELITFDPGTASFRFDVDKIRAKNFSDNVVDLMVGKLRRLAATTQNAMKLAACIGNVAETRVLSMIDGHAEGETHAALWEAVREGLVLRLEDTYKFLHDRVQEAAYSLIPEDERALLHLRIGRLLVAHASREELEERIFDITNQLNLGASLLSSRDEKDHVAGLDLIAGRKAKASTAYLAAIKYFSAGMALLGPDSWEKRYDLTFGLHLERAESEFASGGFAAAEELLAVALRHARTNVDRARATTVKVYLHAIQDQYERAVEAAIAGLSPFGVVLSPHPGRDQVDREYGRIWQMLGERRIEDLLDLPTMTDPDAKAALDILVAINSPALYTDENLVCLTTCHSVNLSLQHGNAAGSSFAYVFFGMLLGPEFGQYRLGFRFGKLGYDLVEKRGLTGYKAKVLLEFFLLSYWARPASTRRALVDGAFAAALEVGDLTFACYAGNNLITYLIVKGERLDDVYRESERALSFARKARFGMFESVIVVQQRLIQGLRGLTAHFGSFDGAGFDEAGHEAFLAEREESMAIAVCWYYVWKSQARFMSGDYEEATSAAAKARSLLWSCPSFDEVSECHYYGALSLAARYHKAPPEEQAAAMETLRADARAFRVWADGCAESFFNKYALLSAEIARLEGHDQDAMRLYEQAIRSARENDFVQNEGISWELAARFYRDRGFEVIADTYFREARACYVRWGADGKVRSLDRLHPHLLERRPVAPTATLAVRVEQLDLLAVVKASQTISGEILQEKLVHTLLRVVLEQGGAQKAYLLLSRGGALWLEAEATLDVEGARAKMLPHLPVESSALVPVSIVQYVRRTRERQILDDAGAEAGRFATDAYIQRIRPKSVLCLPILRKGDVFGLLYLENNLAPGAFTAERLTALELVASQAAISLENARLLSSEQAARQAAEQDERRAAFLAEASESLGESLEHGQVLRRLAELCVRGLADWCLIDILDKGRLRRVAGIHKDPAKQPLLDELQRRYPPSPGSPHPASRVLRTGAPLLQPEITDATFRASCVDAEHARILRELGTRTAIHVPLVARGQILGAVSLVSAERARPFGPADLVMAEELANRAAIAMDNARLYRATQEAVRVRDEFLAVASHELRTPMTSLGLSLQSLLRLIRSERPADRKALDDAAQRACRQSDRMNRLIDELLDVSRFDSGHVTLETTEVDLCALVRDVVAQLELDLNRSRCPVRLVGDSAVIGVWDRSRLEQVVTNLLSNAIKFGAGKPITIDARKEIGSARLEVTDQGIGIAPDQQARIFERFGRAVSVRHYGGLGLGLYICRRIVEAHGGSIRVESGEGMGSTFVLELPCGT; encoded by the coding sequence ATGTACACACTGACAGAGACGCTCTCCGAGCACGACGGAGTCGGCGTCTATCGCGGACGCAGGGATGCCGATCAAAGCCGCGTGGTCATCAAGATGCTCGACCCGCGGCGGTGCCGGCCGAGGGATCTGGAGCGCCTGAAGAACGAGTACGAGATCGGCAGGACGCTCGACATCCCTGCGGTCGTGAAGCCGCTCGCGTTCGAGTCCCTCGAAGGGTCGCCTGCGCTGGTCACCGAGGACGCTGGCAGCGTGCCGCTGCGCGACCTGCTCGGAGCGCCGATGAGCTTGGAGAGGTTCTTGCCCCTCGCAGTGGCCATCGCGCAGGCGGTCGCGGAGATCCACGCTCGGAACGTCATCCACAAGGACCTCAAGCCGGCGAACATCCTCGTTCATCCCACGTCCGGCGCGGTCCAGATCGCCGACTTCGGCATCGCGTCCAGGCTCCCGCGCGAACCACAAGCCGCGCAGCCCCTTCGCCTCATCGAGGGCTCCTTGCCTTACCTCTCGCCCGAGCAGACGGGGCGGATGAACCGCGCGATCGACAGCCGCTCCGATCTGTATTCCCTCGGCGTCACATTTTACGAGATGTTGACGGGGAGGCTGCCCTTTCAGGCGACCGACCCCCTGGAGTGGGTGCATTGCCACATCGCGCGGGCCCCCGCGTGGCCCGCGGAGCTCGTGGCGCCCGTGCCGGAGGCGCTCGCTCGTATCGTCATGAAGCTGCTCGCGAAGGGAGCGGAGGAGCGCTACCAGAGCGCCGCCGGGCTCGGTCACGACCTCGCGCGTTGCCTCGCGTCATGGCGAGCGAAGGGCCAGATCGAGCCCTTCCCCCTGGGCGATCGAGATGTGCCGGATCGCTTCCAGATCCCTGAAAAATTTTATGGTCGTGACGAGGAGCTCGCCGTGCTCCTCGGGGCATTCGAGAGGGTCGCCGCCTCGGGGACCCTCGAGCTCGTGCTGGTCTCCGGCTACTCCGGCGTCGGCAAGTCTTCCCTGGTGCACGAGCTCTACAAGCCGGTCTTCCGGGAGCGTGGCCTCCTCGTCTCCGGGAAATTCGACCAATACAAGCGCGACATTCCTTATGCCACGGTCGCCCAGGCCTTCCGGGACCTCGTGAGCGAGCTGCTCGCCCAGTCCGACGAGCGGATCGAGGCCTTCCGGCAGCGGCTGCGGGCCGCGCTCGGGGTGAACGGTCAGCTCATCGTCGACGTGATCCCTCAGATCGAGCTCGTCATCGGCCGGCAGCCGCCCGTCCCGGAGCTGCCCCTCGCCGAGGCGCAGAACCGCTTCCACATGGTGTTCCGGCAGCTCGCCTCCGTCTTCGCGCGCGAGGAGCACCCCGTGGTCGTTTTTCTCGACGACCTGCAATGGGTCGACTCCGCGAGCCTCGAGCTCCTCGAGCACCTCGTCACGCACCCCGATACGAGGTATCTCCTCCTGATTGGAGCGTACCGCGACAACGAGGTCGATCCTTCGCATCCGCTCATCCTCATGCTCGACGAGGTGCGCAGCAGCGGCGTCGCCGTCCGTAACGTCGTCCTCGCGCCGCTCTCCCCCGCGCACGTGGCCGAGCTCGTCGCCGATACGATCCACCTTCGCCCCGAGGAGGTCGCGCCGCTCGCGGAGCTCGTGCACGAGAAGACCGCCGGCAATCCCTTCTTCGCGATACAGTTCTTGACGACGCTGCACCAGGAGGAGCTGATCACGTTCGATCCTGGGACGGCGTCCTTTCGCTTCGACGTCGACAAGATTCGAGCCAAGAATTTCTCCGACAATGTCGTCGACCTGATGGTCGGGAAATTGCGGCGCCTCGCGGCGACCACGCAGAACGCGATGAAGCTCGCCGCCTGCATCGGCAACGTCGCGGAGACCCGCGTCCTCTCGATGATCGACGGCCACGCGGAGGGCGAGACACACGCCGCGCTCTGGGAGGCGGTCCGCGAGGGGCTCGTCCTGCGCCTCGAGGACACCTACAAGTTCCTCCACGATCGGGTGCAGGAGGCGGCGTACTCGCTCATCCCGGAGGACGAGCGGGCCCTCTTGCACCTCCGGATCGGCAGGCTGCTCGTCGCGCACGCGTCCAGAGAGGAGCTCGAGGAGCGCATCTTCGACATCACCAACCAGCTCAACCTCGGCGCGTCCTTGCTCTCGTCCCGCGACGAGAAGGACCACGTCGCGGGGCTCGACCTGATCGCCGGGAGGAAGGCGAAGGCGTCCACGGCCTACCTCGCGGCCATCAAGTATTTCTCGGCGGGAATGGCGCTGCTCGGCCCCGATAGCTGGGAGAAACGGTACGACCTCACGTTCGGCCTTCACCTGGAGCGCGCCGAGAGCGAGTTCGCGAGCGGCGGGTTCGCCGCGGCGGAGGAGCTGCTCGCGGTGGCCCTCCGTCACGCGAGGACGAACGTGGACCGCGCGCGGGCGACGACCGTGAAGGTGTACCTCCACGCGATCCAGGACCAGTACGAGCGGGCCGTGGAGGCGGCGATCGCGGGCCTCTCCCCGTTCGGGGTCGTCCTGTCGCCGCACCCCGGCCGGGACCAGGTCGACCGGGAGTACGGGAGGATCTGGCAAATGCTCGGCGAGCGGCGGATCGAGGACTTGCTCGACCTGCCGACCATGACCGATCCGGACGCGAAGGCGGCCCTCGACATCCTGGTGGCCATCAATTCGCCGGCGCTTTATACGGACGAGAACCTCGTCTGCCTGACGACGTGCCACAGCGTGAACTTGAGCCTCCAGCATGGGAATGCCGCGGGTTCGAGCTTCGCGTACGTGTTCTTCGGCATGCTCCTCGGGCCCGAGTTCGGCCAGTATCGCCTGGGGTTTCGCTTCGGGAAGCTCGGGTATGATCTGGTCGAGAAGCGCGGCTTGACCGGCTACAAGGCGAAGGTACTGCTCGAGTTTTTCCTCCTCTCGTACTGGGCGCGGCCCGCCTCCACGCGCCGCGCCCTGGTCGACGGCGCCTTCGCCGCCGCGCTCGAGGTCGGTGACCTGACGTTCGCCTGCTACGCCGGCAACAACCTCATCACGTATCTCATCGTGAAGGGCGAGCGATTGGACGATGTGTACCGCGAATCCGAGCGGGCGCTCTCGTTCGCGCGCAAGGCGAGGTTCGGCATGTTCGAGAGCGTCATCGTCGTGCAGCAGCGCCTCATCCAGGGCCTGCGCGGCCTCACGGCCCATTTCGGCTCGTTCGACGGCGCGGGGTTCGACGAGGCGGGGCACGAGGCCTTCCTGGCCGAGCGCGAGGAGAGCATGGCGATCGCCGTCTGCTGGTACTACGTCTGGAAGTCGCAGGCGCGCTTCATGTCCGGCGATTACGAGGAGGCGACCTCCGCGGCGGCGAAGGCCCGCTCCCTCCTCTGGTCGTGCCCTTCGTTCGACGAGGTCTCGGAGTGCCATTATTATGGTGCGCTCTCGCTCGCTGCCCGTTATCACAAGGCGCCACCCGAGGAGCAGGCGGCGGCCATGGAGACGCTCCGCGCCGACGCGCGAGCGTTCCGCGTGTGGGCGGACGGCTGCGCCGAGAGCTTCTTCAACAAGTACGCGCTGCTCTCGGCCGAGATCGCGCGCCTCGAGGGCCACGATCAGGACGCCATGCGCCTCTACGAGCAGGCCATCCGCTCGGCGCGGGAGAACGATTTCGTGCAGAACGAGGGGATCTCCTGGGAGCTCGCCGCCCGGTTCTATCGTGATCGCGGGTTCGAGGTCATCGCCGACACCTACTTCCGCGAGGCCCGCGCCTGCTACGTCCGCTGGGGGGCCGACGGCAAGGTGCGCAGCCTCGACCGCTTGCATCCGCACCTGCTCGAGCGGAGGCCCGTCGCGCCGACGGCCACCCTGGCCGTGCGGGTCGAGCAGCTCGACCTGCTCGCGGTGGTGAAAGCGTCGCAGACCATCTCGGGCGAGATCCTGCAGGAGAAGCTCGTCCACACGTTGCTCCGGGTCGTCCTCGAGCAGGGCGGGGCCCAGAAGGCGTACCTGCTCCTCTCCCGCGGCGGCGCTTTGTGGCTCGAAGCGGAGGCCACGCTCGACGTCGAGGGGGCGCGCGCGAAAATGCTCCCGCACCTGCCGGTCGAATCCTCGGCGCTCGTCCCCGTTTCCATCGTGCAGTACGTGCGTCGCACGAGGGAGCGCCAGATCCTCGACGACGCCGGCGCCGAGGCGGGCAGGTTCGCCACGGACGCGTACATCCAGCGGATCAGGCCGAAGTCGGTGCTGTGTTTGCCGATCCTCAGGAAGGGCGACGTCTTCGGGCTGCTCTACCTCGAGAACAACCTCGCCCCGGGGGCGTTCACGGCGGAGCGGCTCACCGCCCTCGAGCTCGTCGCCTCGCAGGCCGCCATCTCCCTGGAGAACGCCCGGCTGCTCTCGAGCGAACAAGCCGCGCGGCAGGCCGCCGAGCAAGACGAGCGCCGCGCGGCATTTCTCGCGGAGGCGAGCGAGAGCCTCGGCGAGTCGCTCGAGCACGGGCAGGTCCTCCGCCGCCTCGCCGAGCTCTGCGTCCGTGGCCTCGCCGACTGGTGCTTGATCGACATCCTCGACAAGGGTCGGCTCCGGCGCGTCGCGGGCATCCACAAGGACCCGGCGAAGCAACCGCTGCTCGACGAGCTTCAGCGGCGCTACCCGCCCTCTCCCGGCTCGCCGCACCCCGCGTCGCGGGTGCTACGGACCGGCGCGCCGCTCCTCCAGCCCGAGATCACGGACGCGACGTTCCGCGCGAGCTGCGTGGACGCGGAGCACGCCCGGATCCTCCGCGAGCTCGGGACCCGCACGGCGATACACGTGCCGCTCGTCGCGAGGGGGCAGATCCTCGGCGCCGTGAGCCTCGTCTCCGCCGAGCGGGCCCGCCCCTTCGGGCCGGCCGATCTCGTGATGGCCGAGGAGCTCGCGAACCGCGCCGCGATCGCCATGGACAACGCGCGGCTCTACAGGGCCACGCAGGAGGCCGTCCGTGTCCGCGACGAGTTCCTCGCGGTCGCCTCTCACGAGCTGCGCACCCCCATGACGTCGCTGGGGCTCTCCTTGCAATCCCTCCTTCGGTTGATCCGGTCGGAGAGGCCCGCCGATCGCAAGGCGCTCGACGATGCGGCGCAGCGGGCCTGTCGCCAGAGCGATCGAATGAACAGGCTCATCGACGAGCTCCTGGACGTGTCGCGGTTCGACTCCGGGCACGTCACGCTGGAGACCACGGAGGTCGATCTCTGCGCGCTCGTCCGGGACGTGGTCGCGCAACTCGAGCTCGATTTGAATCGGTCCCGCTGTCCGGTCCGGCTGGTCGGAGACAGCGCCGTCATCGGCGTCTGGGATCGGTCCCGCCTCGAGCAGGTCGTCACGAACCTGCTCTCGAATGCCATCAAGTTCGGGGCCGGCAAGCCCATCACGATCGACGCCCGCAAGGAGATCGGCAGCGCGAGGCTCGAGGTCACGGACCAGGGGATCGGGATCGCGCCGGACCAGCAAGCGCGTATCTTCGAGCGCTTCGGTCGCGCCGTGTCGGTGCGCCATTATGGTGGGCTCGGCCTGGGCCTGTACATCTGCCGCAGGATCGTCGAGGCGCACGGCGGCTCGATCCGGGTCGAGAGCGGGGAAGGCATGGGCTCCACGTTCGTGCTCGAGCTCCCGTGTGGCACGTAG